The following are encoded in a window of Pseudomonas sp. JQ170C genomic DNA:
- the glcE gene encoding glycolate oxidase subunit GlcE, with translation MPHDCDASAALLEQVNDALDNSTALRIQGGNSKAFLGRNVDGKVLDTRAHRGIVSYDPTELVITARAGTPLAELEAVLDAAGQMLTCEPARHGDTATLGGMLATGLSGPRRPWSGAVRDLVLGTRLITGTGKHLRFGGEVMKNVAGYDLSRLLAGSFGCLGVITEVSLKVLPKPRQCLSLRLEMEVAVALRKLAEWGQQPIPLSAASHDGQALHLRLEGGESSVMAARERLGGELIESTYWAELREQRLEFFTTPGPLWRLSVPTSTGVLALPGEQLIDWGGAQRWLKSDANAALIRQLTADVGGHATCFTAGHCDSPFHPLSPPLLRYHRQLKAQLDPQGIFNPGRMYSEV, from the coding sequence ATGCCGCATGACTGCGACGCCAGCGCGGCGCTGCTGGAGCAGGTCAATGACGCCCTCGACAACTCGACTGCGTTGCGCATCCAGGGTGGTAACAGCAAGGCGTTTCTCGGCCGTAACGTTGACGGCAAAGTGCTCGATACCCGTGCTCATCGCGGCATCGTCAGCTACGACCCGACCGAGCTGGTGATCACCGCCCGCGCCGGCACACCGCTGGCGGAGCTGGAAGCGGTGCTGGACGCGGCCGGGCAGATGCTCACGTGTGAGCCTGCGCGCCATGGCGACACCGCGACCCTCGGCGGAATGCTCGCTACAGGCCTCTCGGGCCCGCGGCGGCCGTGGTCCGGCGCGGTGCGCGACCTGGTCTTGGGTACCCGATTGATCACAGGTACCGGCAAGCACCTGCGTTTCGGTGGCGAGGTCATGAAAAACGTTGCCGGCTATGACCTGTCGCGTTTGCTGGCCGGCAGTTTTGGCTGCCTGGGCGTGATTACCGAAGTGTCGCTCAAAGTGCTGCCCAAGCCCCGCCAGTGCCTCAGCCTGCGCCTGGAGATGGAGGTCGCCGTGGCGCTGCGCAAGCTCGCCGAGTGGGGCCAGCAACCCATTCCACTGAGCGCCGCCAGTCATGACGGCCAGGCGCTGCACCTGCGCCTGGAAGGCGGCGAAAGTTCGGTGATGGCCGCGCGCGAGCGTCTTGGCGGTGAACTGATCGAGAGCACGTACTGGGCCGAGCTGCGTGAGCAGCGCCTGGAGTTCTTCACCACCCCGGGCCCGCTGTGGCGCTTGTCGGTACCGACCAGCACCGGCGTGCTGGCGCTGCCCGGCGAGCAACTGATCGACTGGGGTGGCGCGCAGCGCTGGCTGAAGTCCGATGCCAATGCCGCGCTGATCCGCCAACTCACCGCCGACGTCGGTGGCCACGCCACCTGCTTCACTGCCGGCCACTGCGACAGCCCGTTTCATCCGCTGTCACCGCCTTTGCTGCGCTACCACCGGCAACTCAAAGCTCAGCTCGACCCCCAGGGCATCTTCAACCCTGGCCGCATGTACAGCGAGGTGTAG
- the glcD gene encoding glycolate oxidase subunit GlcD: protein MSILYDERVDGALPKVDKSALLAELRAQLPDMEVLHTQEDLKPYECDGLSAYTTTPMLVVLPERVEQVERLLKLCHQRTVPVVARGAGTGLSGGALPLAQGVLLVMARFKHILEVNPQGRFARVQPGVRNLAISQAAAPYGLYYAPDPSSQIACSIGGNVAENAGGVHCLKYGLTVHNLLKVDILTIEGERMTLGSDALDSPGFDLLALFTGSEGLLGIITEVTVKLLPKPQVAKVLLASFDAVEKAGRAVGEIIAAGIIPGGLEMMDNLAIRAAEDFIHAGYPVDAEAILLCELDGVEADVHDECERVRAVLTKAGASEVRMARDEVERVKFWAGRKNAFPAVGRISPDYYCMDGTIPRRELPGVLRRIRELSEAFGLRVANVFHAGDGNMHPLILFDANQPGELARAESLGGKILELCVAVGGTITGEHGVGREKINQMCAQFNSDELTLFHAVKAAFDPGSLLNPGKNIPTLHRCAEFGALHVHHGKLPFPDLERF, encoded by the coding sequence ATGAGTATTTTGTACGACGAGCGCGTCGATGGCGCGCTGCCCAAGGTCGACAAATCCGCCCTTCTGGCTGAATTGCGTGCACAGCTTCCGGACATGGAAGTGCTGCACACCCAGGAAGACCTCAAACCCTACGAATGCGACGGGCTCTCGGCCTACACCACCACGCCGATGCTGGTGGTGTTGCCTGAGCGCGTCGAACAGGTCGAGCGACTGCTCAAACTCTGTCATCAGCGCACGGTGCCCGTGGTGGCGCGCGGGGCCGGGACCGGCTTGTCAGGTGGCGCGCTGCCGCTGGCCCAAGGTGTTCTGCTGGTGATGGCGCGTTTCAAACACATTCTTGAGGTCAACCCGCAGGGGCGTTTTGCCCGCGTCCAGCCGGGCGTTCGCAACCTGGCGATTTCTCAGGCGGCCGCACCTTACGGCCTGTATTACGCACCCGACCCCTCCTCGCAGATCGCCTGCTCGATTGGCGGTAACGTCGCCGAGAACGCCGGTGGCGTGCATTGCCTGAAATATGGCCTGACTGTTCACAATCTCCTGAAGGTGGACATTCTCACCATTGAAGGCGAGCGCATGACCCTGGGCAGCGATGCCCTGGACTCACCCGGCTTCGACCTGCTCGCCTTGTTCACCGGTTCTGAAGGCCTGCTTGGGATCATCACCGAAGTCACCGTCAAGCTCCTGCCCAAGCCCCAAGTGGCCAAGGTGTTGCTGGCCAGCTTTGACGCCGTGGAGAAAGCCGGGCGTGCGGTCGGTGAAATCATTGCAGCCGGCATCATCCCGGGCGGCCTGGAGATGATGGACAACCTGGCGATTCGCGCCGCCGAAGACTTTATTCACGCCGGCTACCCGGTGGATGCCGAAGCCATCCTGCTGTGCGAACTCGACGGTGTGGAGGCCGACGTCCACGACGAGTGCGAGCGTGTCCGTGCGGTACTGACCAAGGCCGGTGCATCCGAGGTGCGCATGGCTCGCGACGAGGTCGAGCGCGTCAAGTTCTGGGCCGGGCGCAAGAACGCCTTCCCGGCCGTAGGGCGTATTTCGCCGGACTACTACTGCATGGACGGCACCATCCCGCGTCGCGAGCTGCCCGGTGTGCTCAGGCGCATCCGTGAACTGTCCGAGGCCTTCGGCCTGCGTGTGGCCAACGTGTTCCACGCCGGTGACGGCAACATGCACCCCTTGATTCTGTTCGATGCCAACCAGCCCGGTGAACTGGCGCGTGCCGAGTCACTGGGCGGCAAGATCCTCGAACTCTGCGTCGCGGTGGGCGGCACCATCACCGGTGAGCACGGCGTGGGGCGCGAGAAGATCAACCAGATGTGTGCCCAGTTCAACAGCGACGAACTCACCCTGTTCCACGCCGTGAAAGCCGCCTTTGATCCCGGCAGCCTGCTCAACCCGGGCAAGAACATCCCTACCCTGCACCGCTGCGCCGAATTCGGTGCCCTGCACGTCCATCACGGCAAGCTGCCTTTTCCTGATCTGGAGCGTTTCTAA
- the glcC gene encoding transcriptional regulator GlcC codes for MQEETAGIRRQVSDVVAERIERLIVDGVLKVGQALPSERRLCEKLGISRSALREGLKVLRGRGIIETAQGRDSRVARLNGPRDSSPLMHLFNSQPRTLFDLLEVRVLLEAESARLAALRGTDADFVLLTRRYEEMLSAHSQAEAVEPHEHARLDHAFHLAICEASHNPVLLHTLQSLTDLMLSTVFASVNNLYHRPLQKRQIDRQHARLYHAVIERLPEQAQRAAREHINSIRDNLKEIELEEQRLVRATMRLEGWT; via the coding sequence ATGCAGGAAGAGACAGCCGGTATTCGCCGCCAGGTCAGTGATGTGGTGGCCGAGCGGATTGAGCGATTGATCGTCGATGGCGTGCTCAAGGTCGGCCAGGCACTGCCGTCGGAGCGCCGCCTGTGCGAGAAACTGGGGATATCCCGCTCGGCCCTGCGTGAAGGGCTGAAGGTGCTGCGTGGGCGCGGCATTATCGAGACGGCCCAGGGCCGCGATTCACGGGTTGCCAGGCTGAACGGGCCGCGTGATTCCAGCCCGCTCATGCACCTGTTCAACTCCCAGCCGCGCACCCTCTTTGACCTGTTGGAGGTGCGCGTCCTGCTGGAGGCCGAATCGGCACGCCTGGCCGCCTTGCGTGGTACAGACGCGGACTTCGTGCTGCTGACCCGCCGCTATGAAGAAATGCTCTCCGCCCACAGCCAGGCAGAAGCGGTCGAGCCGCACGAACATGCCCGCCTGGATCACGCCTTCCACCTGGCGATCTGCGAGGCCTCGCATAATCCGGTGTTGCTGCACACCCTGCAGTCATTGACCGACCTGATGCTCAGCACCGTGTTCGCCTCGGTCAACAACCTCTACCACCGGCCCCTGCAAAAACGCCAGATCGACCGCCAGCATGCCCGGCTCTATCACGCGGTCATCGAGCGCCTGCCAGAGCAAGCCCAACGCGCCGCGCGCGAACACATCAACAGCATCCGCGACAACCTCAAGGAGATCGAATTGGAGGAGCAGCGCCTGGTGCGCGCAACCATGCGCCTTGAAGGCTGGACGTAG
- the glcF gene encoding glycolate oxidase subunit GlcF: MQTHLSEQARQLPRAEEAERILRSCVHCGFCNATCPTYQLIGDELDGPRGRIYLIKQVLEGNEVTAKTQLHLDRCLSCRNCETTCPSGVEYHNLLDIGRAVVDAAVPRPLAQRALRESVRAVVPHAGLFKGLTQVAQVFRPLLPANLQAKLPRTSRATTPRPAPRHARRVLMLEGCVQPGLAPNTNAAAARVLDRLGISVTPIHEAGCCGAVDYHLNAQAHGLQRARQNIDAWWPAIELGAEAIVQTASGCGAFVKEYGHLLAHDPIYAQKARRVSSLAKDLVEVLGVEPLEQLGVRTDKRLAFHCPCTLQHAQKLGGAVEGVLTRLGFALTAVPDSHLCCGSAGTYSLTQPALSRQLRDNKLNALESGKPEVIVTANIGCQAHLDGAGRTPVRHWIELVDEALDMKTGVGY, from the coding sequence GTGCAGACCCATTTGAGTGAACAGGCCAGGCAACTGCCGCGTGCCGAGGAAGCCGAACGCATCCTGCGCAGCTGTGTGCATTGCGGCTTCTGCAATGCCACCTGCCCGACGTACCAGCTGATTGGCGACGAGCTCGACGGCCCGCGCGGGCGCATTTACCTGATCAAGCAAGTGCTGGAGGGCAATGAAGTCACCGCCAAGACCCAACTGCACCTGGACCGCTGCCTGAGCTGCCGCAATTGCGAAACCACCTGCCCGTCGGGGGTGGAGTACCACAATCTGCTGGACATAGGCCGCGCCGTCGTCGACGCTGCCGTGCCTCGCCCGCTGGCGCAACGGGCGTTGCGTGAAAGCGTGCGTGCCGTTGTGCCGCATGCCGGTCTGTTCAAGGGGCTGACCCAGGTCGCCCAGGTGTTTCGCCCACTGCTACCCGCCAACCTCCAGGCCAAATTGCCGCGCACCTCCCGTGCCACCACACCTCGCCCCGCGCCCCGTCATGCCCGCCGCGTGCTGATGCTTGAAGGTTGTGTGCAGCCTGGCCTGGCCCCCAACACCAACGCTGCCGCGGCGCGGGTACTCGACCGCCTCGGCATCAGCGTCACACCGATCCATGAAGCCGGTTGCTGCGGTGCGGTGGACTACCACCTCAACGCCCAGGCGCACGGCCTGCAGCGTGCACGCCAGAACATCGATGCCTGGTGGCCCGCCATCGAACTGGGCGCCGAGGCCATTGTGCAAACCGCCAGCGGGTGCGGCGCGTTTGTCAAAGAGTACGGCCACCTGCTGGCGCATGACCCGATCTATGCCCAGAAGGCCAGGCGCGTGAGTTCCCTGGCCAAGGATCTGGTCGAGGTGCTCGGCGTCGAGCCCCTGGAGCAGCTCGGCGTACGCACCGACAAACGCCTGGCGTTCCATTGCCCCTGCACCCTGCAACATGCGCAAAAGCTCGGGGGCGCGGTAGAGGGCGTGCTCACTCGCCTCGGTTTCGCACTGACGGCTGTCCCCGACAGCCACCTGTGTTGCGGCTCGGCCGGGACCTATTCGCTGACCCAGCCCGCGTTGTCCAGGCAACTGCGCGACAACAAGCTCAATGCCCTGGAAAGCGGCAAGCCCGAGGTGATCGTCACCGCCAACATCGGCTGCCAGGCCCACCTCGACGGCGCCGGTCGCACACCGGTGCGGCACTGGATCGAACTCGTCGATGAAGCGCTGGATATGAAGACTGGCGTAGGCTATTGA